A single Salmo salar chromosome ssa19, Ssal_v3.1, whole genome shotgun sequence DNA region contains:
- the klhl11 gene encoding kelch-like protein 11 gives MSILECLFTCVVCACDCFPRLLHNIVLRFKPYSADMAATAPNPEDSNRSSGSGSSPPTVLAGDGDSEEAEDFTSSTHCSELSRRQNEQRKTGLFCDVTLAFSSGAASERVQSCEFTAHRSVLAASTDYFTPLLGGQFSESLSGRVDMKEWSSETGPDPETVESVIQFMYTGEIRVSTANVHEVLELADRFLLVQLKDFCGEFLKKKLSLANCVAVHSLAHMYTLDQLALRAADMIRRNFHKVIQDEEFYTLPFHLVRDWLSDAEITVDSEEVLFDAIVKWVQRNAEEREKNFEELFRLLRLPQIMPTYLTQVVKKEPLVANNAACLQLVSEAVEGHAIRFENLKSVDLEFWASHMAAFQPRFGQNMDVIMVVGGVSEGGDYLSECVGYFVYEDRWVNLPHIHNHLDGHAIATTDSHVYVAGSMEPGFAKTVERYNPNRNTWEQVSNLTTRKHSFGLTCIKNILYSIGGHGNFSPGFKDVSVYEPEQDKWHNLESAPKILRDVKAVSVEDRYVYVTARTPVDTDNEDGLKTVTTRYDTESHQWQEVDSLPLIDNYCVFQMAVAPTNFYHTASCCPKSYAVQDETAKQKISARISDDILESLPPEVTSIEGTAICYLGDDVFVIGGWKNSDDVDKQYRKEAYRYCGERKRWMLLPPMPQPRCRATACHVRIPYRFLYGCQRYPMPQNLARQRDRMQQMQQLHRRTLTLRRQLQSQIEC, from the exons ATGTCCATTCTGGAGTGTTTGTTTACTTGCGTTGTATGTGCGTGCGACTGCTTTCCCAGGCTTTTGCATAACATTGTTTTAAGGTTTAAACCTTATTCTGCCGATATGGCAGCCACAGCACCGAACCCGGAGGATTCGAACAGAAGCAGCGGCAGTGGATCCAGCCCACCCACTGTACTCGCGGGGGATGGGGATTCAGAGGAGGCCGAAGATTTTACATCTTCAACCCACTGCTCAGAGCTGTCTCGTCGGCAGAATGAGCAGAGGAAGACCGGGTTGTTCTGCGATGTGACATTGGCCTTCAGTAGCGGGGCAGCCAGCGAAAGGGTTCAAAGTTGCGAGTTCACGGCCCACCGTTCGGTTCTGGCTGCATCTACGGACTATTTCACCCCTCTACTGGGGGGGCAATTTTCCGAGTCGCTGTCCGGGCGGGTGGATATGAAAGAATGGAGCTCTGAAACGGGGCCCGACCCAGAGACAGTGGAAAGCGTCATACAGTTCATGTACACTGGTGAAATACGAGTGAGCACCGCCAACGTTCACGAAGTATTGGAACTAGCTGACAG GTTCCTGCTGGTGCAGCTGAAAGACTTTTGCGGTGAGTTCCTGAAGAAGAAGCTGAGCCTGGCTAACTGCGTAGCGGTGCACAGCCTGGCCCACATGTACACGCTGGACCAGCTTGCCCTGCGCGCTGCTGACATGATCAGACGCAACTTCCACAAGGTCATCCAGGACGAAGAATTCTACACGCTCCCCTTCCACCTGGTGCGGGACTGGCTGTCCGACGCCGAGATCACCGTGGACTCGGAGGAGGTGCTCTTCGACGCTATCGTCAAATGGGTACAGCGCAACGCTGAGGAGCGAGAGAAGAACTTTGAGGAGCTGTTTCGTCTCCTCCGGCTTCCCCAGATCATGCCCACCTACCTGACCCAGGTGGTCAAGAAGGAGCCCCTGGTGGCCAACAACGCCGCCTGCCTGCAGCTGGTGTCTGAGGCCGTGGAGGGCCACGCCATTCGCTTTGAGAACCTCAAGTCAGTTGATCTAGAGTTCTGGGCGTCACACATGGCAGCCTTCCAGCCGCGCTTCGGTCAGAACATGGACGTGATCATGGTGGTGGGCGGGGTGTCTGAGGGCGGCGACTACTTGAGTGAGTGCGTGGGCTACTTTGTGTACGAGGACCGCTGGGTCAACTTgccccacatccacaaccacctgGATGGCCACGCTATCGCCACCACGGACTCCCACGTTTACGTAGCAGGCTCCATGGAACCGGGCTTCGCCAAGACCGTGGAGCGTTACAACCCCAACCGCAACACCTGGGAACAGGTGAGTAACCTGACCACACGCAAGCACTCCTTCGGCCTCACCTGCATCAAGAACATCCTGTACAGCATCGGCGGCCACGGCAACTTCAGCCCGGGCTTCAAGGACGTGAGCGTGTACGAGCCCGAGCAGGACAAGTGGCACAACCTTGAGTCGGCGCCCAAGATCCTGCGCGACGTGAAGGCGGTGAGCGTGGAGGATCGCTACGTGTATGTGACGGCGCGCACGCCCGTGGACACGGACAACGAGGACGGGCTGAAGACTGTGACCACGCGCTACGACACCGAGAGCCACCAGTGGCAGGAGGTGGACTCCCTGCCGCTCATAGACAACTACTGTGTGTTCCAGATGGCGGTGGCGCCCACCAACTTCTACCACACGGCCTCCTGCTGCCCCAAGAGCTATGCCGTGCAGGACGAGACCGCAAAGCAGAAGATCAGTGCTCGCATTTCAGACGACATCCTGGAGAGCCTGCCGCCTGAGGTCACCAGCATCGAGGGCACCGCCATCTGCTACCTGGGTGACGACGTGTTCGTGATCGGCGGCTGGAAGAACAGCGACGACGTGGACAAGCAGTACCGCAAGGAGGCCTACCGCTACTGTGGTGAGCGGAAACGCTGGATGCTGCTGCCGCCCATGCCCCAGCCGCGCTGCCGCGCCACCGCCTGCCACGTACGCATCCCCTACCGCTTCCTGTACGGCTGCCAGCGCTACCCTATGCCACAGAACCTGGCGCGGCAGCGAGACCGCATGCAGCAGATGCAGCAGCTCCACCGCCGCACCCTCACCCTGCGCAGGCAGCTGCAGTCGCAGATCGAGTGCTGA
- the LOC106579164 gene encoding kelch-like protein 10 translates to MEESRTLTKFQKEKTTGAMACNIFNELRLEEKLCDVVIKVEGVEFSAHKTILCGCSSYFRALFTSGWNPCEKRMYTIPGVSPEIMRMLIEYAYTRTVPVTADNVELLLEAADQFSILGIVQACCHFLETQLCLENCIGICKFADFYSCPELQRRALLFILHHFEEIVCCSQEFLELSLAQLLDLIKKDDLNVRQENIVFEAILRWIAHTPASRRHWISVLLPKVRMALMNADYFINHVRNNSLVKDSDECKPIILNALKAIYELNMHGPSISSNPLRRPRLPYAILLAIGGWSGGNPTNVIEAYDTRADSWVTVAQEESPRAYHGAAYLNGFVYCLGGFDSMDYFNSVRRFNPITCTWHQVAPMHSRRCYVSVTVLDGCIYAIGGFDGYGRLTSVERYEPETNQWTLVAPMHEKRSDASATTLHGKVYVCGGFNGTECLFNAESYCPKTNQWTLIAPMSRRRSGVGVIAYKEHLYAVGGFDGANRLKTAAVYNPLDNTWRALPTMFNPRSNFGIAVVDDLLFVVGGFNGFNTTYNVECYDGKTDEWYDAHDMPTFRSALGCCVVPGLPNVAQYAAPRDSPMLLADEWNTPSSKTRLASNL, encoded by the exons ATGGAAGAGTCTAGAACCTTAACCAAATTTCAAAAGGAGAAGACTACTGGTGCCATGGCCTGCAACATTTTCAATGAGCTACGCCTGGAAGAGAAACTCTGCGATGTGGTCATCAAAGTCGAGGGAGTTGAATTCAGTGCCCACAAGACTATCCTGTGTGGATGCAGCTCGTATTTCCG TGCTCTGTTCACCAGTGGCTGGAACCCCTGCGAGAAACGTATGTACACCATCCCAGGTGTATCTCCTGAGATTATGAGGATGCTCATCGAGTACGCCTACACCCGGACCGTCCCGGTCACGGCGGACAATGTGGAGCTGCTCCTAGAGGCGGCCGACCAGTTCTCCATCCTGGGCATCGTGCAGGCCTGCTGCCACTTCCTGGAAACCCAGCTGTGTCTGGAAAACTGCATCGGCATCTGCAAGTTTGCCGACTTCTACTCCTGCCCGGAGCTGCAGCGCCGAGCACTCTTATTCATCCTGCACCACTTTGAGGAAATCGTCTGCTGCTCCCAGGAGTTCCTGGAGCTGTCTCTGGCCCAACTCCTCGACCTCATCAAGAAGGACGACCTGAACGTGAGGCAGGAGAACATTGTGTTTGAGGCCATCCTGCGCTGGATCGCCCACACTCCTGCCAGCCGCAGGCACTGGATCTCTGTGCTACTGCCAAAG GTGCGAATGGCTTTGATGAATGCTGACTACTTCATAAACCATGTGAGGAACAACTCCCTGGTGAAGGACAGCGATGAATGCAAACCAATCATCCTCAACGCCTTAAAGGCCATATACGAACTCAACATGCACGGCCCCTCCATTTCCAGCAATCCGCTGAGGCGACCTCGCCTGCCCTACGCCATCCTACTGGCTATCGGCGGCTGGAGTGGAGGCAACCCGACCAATGTCATCGAAGCATACGACACGAGGGCCGACAGTTGGGTGACTGTAGCGCAGGAAGAGAGCCCACGGGCTTACCACGGTGCTGCATACCTCAACGGGTTCGTCTACTGCTTAGGCGGCTTTGACAGCATGGACTACTTCAACAGCGTCCGCAGGTTCAACCCCATCACGTGCACCTGGCACCAAGTTGCGCCCATGCACTCGCGGCGCTGCTACGTCAGTGTGACAGTGTTGGACGGCTGCATTTATGCCATAGGCGGCTTCGATGGCTACGGGCGTCTTACCAGTGTGGAGCGGTACGAGCCTGAGACAAACCAGTGGACCCTGGTAGCACCGATGCACGAGAAGAGGAGCGATGCCAGTGCCACCACACTGCATGGCAAG GTGTACGTCTGTGGAGGCTTCAATGGGACCGAGTGCTTGTTCAATGCAGAGAGCTACTGTCCCAAGACTAACCAATGGACCCTGATTGCCCCTATGAGTCGCCGCCGCAGTGGGGTCGGCGTCATTGCATACAAGGAGCACCTCTATGCA GTTGGAGGCTTTGATGGCGCCAACCGTCTGAAGACCGCAGCGGTCTACAACCCACTGGACAACACTTGGCGCGCCTTGCCCACCATGTTCAACCCGCGCAGCAACTTTGGCATCGCCGTGGTGGATGACCTGCTATTCGTGGTGGGCGGCTTCAATGGTTTCAACACCACCTACAACGTGGAGTGCTACGACGGGAAGACAGACGAGTGGTATGACGCCCACGACATGCCCACTTTCCGCAGTGCCCTCGGTTGTTGCGTCGTGCCCGGCCTGCCCAACGTGGCACAGTATGCTGCCCCCCGCGACTCCCCAATGTTGCTCGCTGATGAATGGAACACACCTTCCTCCAAGACCAGGCTGGCCTCAAACCTATAG
- the LOC106579167 gene encoding 7-methylguanosine phosphate-specific 5'-nucleotidase isoform X1, with protein sequence MIYHIPWIYLPVRTALAIWHQLTKSEIPELAKASVLMRDRSRVEETIQAMQRAGPDALQVISDFDMTLSRFAHNGKRCPTTHNILDNDLLINDACKKMIRQLLNTYYPIEIDATRTVEEKLPHMVEWWTSVHELLIQQKIRRDLLAQAVKQSSAMLREGYKVFFDRLQEQQVPLLIFSAGLGDILEEVIRQNHVFHPNVHVISNYMDFDQSGVLRAFKGQLIHTFNKREGALLHAAHFRELQERPNVLLLGDSLGDLTMADGVAHTQHALTIGFLNDQVEERKESFVNSYDIVLVKDETMDVPNAILNYITTAPAK encoded by the exons ATG ATATACCACATCCCCTGGATATATTTGCCAGTACGGACTGCCCTAGCAATCTGGCACCAGCTGACAAAGTCTGAG ATCCCAGAGCTGGCCAAGGCCTCTGTGCTGATGAGGGACCGCAGCAGAGTGGAGGAGACCATACAGGCCATGCAACGAGCCGGGCCAGATGCCCTCCAG GTGATCTCGGACTTTGACATGACCCTCAGCAGATTTGCCCACAACGGGAAGAGGTGCCCCACCACTCACA ATATCCTGGATAACGACTTGCTCATCAATGACGCCTGTAAGAAAATG ATTAGGCAGTTGTTGAATACCTACTACCCCATTGAGATCGACGCAACTCGCACCGTTGAGGAGAAGCTTCCCCACATGGTGGAGTG GTGGACCAGTGTCCATGAGCTGCTGATCCAACAGAAGATCAGGAGGGACCTGCTGGCTCAGGCAGTGAAGCAGTCCAGTGCCATGCTCAG gGAGGGCTACAAGGTGTTCTTCGACCGGCTGCAGGAGCAGCAGGTTCCTCTGTTGATCTTCTCGGCTGGCTTGGGGGACATCCTGGAGGAAGTGATCAGACAGAACCACGTCTTCCACCCCAACGTCCACGTCATCTCCAACTACATGGACTTTGACCAGAGT GGTGTACTGCGGGCGTTCAAAGGCCAGTTGATCCACACATTCAACAAGCGAGAGGGCGCTCTGCTCCATGCGGCCCACTTCAGGGAGCTCCAGGAACGGCCCAACGTGCTACTGCTAGGGGACTCTCTGGGAGACCTCACCATGGCCGATGGGGTGGCCCACACTCAGCACGCCCTCACCATAGGCTTCCTCAATGACCAG gtggaggagaggaaagagtcaTTCGTCAACTCATACGACATCGTCCTGGTCAAGGATGAAACCATGGACGTCCCCAACGCCATCCTCAACTACATCACCACTGCGCCGGCCAAGTGA
- the LOC106579167 gene encoding 7-methylguanosine phosphate-specific 5'-nucleotidase isoform X2 translates to MIPELAKASVLMRDRSRVEETIQAMQRAGPDALQVISDFDMTLSRFAHNGKRCPTTHNILDNDLLINDACKKMIRQLLNTYYPIEIDATRTVEEKLPHMVEWWTSVHELLIQQKIRRDLLAQAVKQSSAMLREGYKVFFDRLQEQQVPLLIFSAGLGDILEEVIRQNHVFHPNVHVISNYMDFDQSGVLRAFKGQLIHTFNKREGALLHAAHFRELQERPNVLLLGDSLGDLTMADGVAHTQHALTIGFLNDQVEERKESFVNSYDIVLVKDETMDVPNAILNYITTAPAK, encoded by the exons ATG ATCCCAGAGCTGGCCAAGGCCTCTGTGCTGATGAGGGACCGCAGCAGAGTGGAGGAGACCATACAGGCCATGCAACGAGCCGGGCCAGATGCCCTCCAG GTGATCTCGGACTTTGACATGACCCTCAGCAGATTTGCCCACAACGGGAAGAGGTGCCCCACCACTCACA ATATCCTGGATAACGACTTGCTCATCAATGACGCCTGTAAGAAAATG ATTAGGCAGTTGTTGAATACCTACTACCCCATTGAGATCGACGCAACTCGCACCGTTGAGGAGAAGCTTCCCCACATGGTGGAGTG GTGGACCAGTGTCCATGAGCTGCTGATCCAACAGAAGATCAGGAGGGACCTGCTGGCTCAGGCAGTGAAGCAGTCCAGTGCCATGCTCAG gGAGGGCTACAAGGTGTTCTTCGACCGGCTGCAGGAGCAGCAGGTTCCTCTGTTGATCTTCTCGGCTGGCTTGGGGGACATCCTGGAGGAAGTGATCAGACAGAACCACGTCTTCCACCCCAACGTCCACGTCATCTCCAACTACATGGACTTTGACCAGAGT GGTGTACTGCGGGCGTTCAAAGGCCAGTTGATCCACACATTCAACAAGCGAGAGGGCGCTCTGCTCCATGCGGCCCACTTCAGGGAGCTCCAGGAACGGCCCAACGTGCTACTGCTAGGGGACTCTCTGGGAGACCTCACCATGGCCGATGGGGTGGCCCACACTCAGCACGCCCTCACCATAGGCTTCCTCAATGACCAG gtggaggagaggaaagagtcaTTCGTCAACTCATACGACATCGTCCTGGTCAAGGATGAAACCATGGACGTCCCCAACGCCATCCTCAACTACATCACCACTGCGCCGGCCAAGTGA
- the LOC106579167 gene encoding 7-methylguanosine phosphate-specific 5'-nucleotidase isoform X3: MRDRSRVEETIQAMQRAGPDALQVISDFDMTLSRFAHNGKRCPTTHNILDNDLLINDACKKMIRQLLNTYYPIEIDATRTVEEKLPHMVEWWTSVHELLIQQKIRRDLLAQAVKQSSAMLREGYKVFFDRLQEQQVPLLIFSAGLGDILEEVIRQNHVFHPNVHVISNYMDFDQSGVLRAFKGQLIHTFNKREGALLHAAHFRELQERPNVLLLGDSLGDLTMADGVAHTQHALTIGFLNDQVEERKESFVNSYDIVLVKDETMDVPNAILNYITTAPAK, translated from the exons ATGAGGGACCGCAGCAGAGTGGAGGAGACCATACAGGCCATGCAACGAGCCGGGCCAGATGCCCTCCAG GTGATCTCGGACTTTGACATGACCCTCAGCAGATTTGCCCACAACGGGAAGAGGTGCCCCACCACTCACA ATATCCTGGATAACGACTTGCTCATCAATGACGCCTGTAAGAAAATG ATTAGGCAGTTGTTGAATACCTACTACCCCATTGAGATCGACGCAACTCGCACCGTTGAGGAGAAGCTTCCCCACATGGTGGAGTG GTGGACCAGTGTCCATGAGCTGCTGATCCAACAGAAGATCAGGAGGGACCTGCTGGCTCAGGCAGTGAAGCAGTCCAGTGCCATGCTCAG gGAGGGCTACAAGGTGTTCTTCGACCGGCTGCAGGAGCAGCAGGTTCCTCTGTTGATCTTCTCGGCTGGCTTGGGGGACATCCTGGAGGAAGTGATCAGACAGAACCACGTCTTCCACCCCAACGTCCACGTCATCTCCAACTACATGGACTTTGACCAGAGT GGTGTACTGCGGGCGTTCAAAGGCCAGTTGATCCACACATTCAACAAGCGAGAGGGCGCTCTGCTCCATGCGGCCCACTTCAGGGAGCTCCAGGAACGGCCCAACGTGCTACTGCTAGGGGACTCTCTGGGAGACCTCACCATGGCCGATGGGGTGGCCCACACTCAGCACGCCCTCACCATAGGCTTCCTCAATGACCAG gtggaggagaggaaagagtcaTTCGTCAACTCATACGACATCGTCCTGGTCAAGGATGAAACCATGGACGTCCCCAACGCCATCCTCAACTACATCACCACTGCGCCGGCCAAGTGA
- the fkbp10b gene encoding peptidyl-prolyl cis-trans isomerase FKBP9 gives MFASSLLLLLLKTWSYVGCNPTIGDVVVDRYSIPKLCPREVKSGDYVRYHYNVTFQDGKTFDSSYERGAASVGQTGQGRLIAGIDKGILGMCVNEKRKVTVPPHLAYGSLGAGDVVPPDSTLVFDLMLLDMWNKADLVVTETVSSPRDCKRSVKRTDFVRYHFNGTLLDGTPFDSSYNKGQTHDSLVGEGWLIKGMDEGILGMCVGETRNIIIPPFLAYGEKGSGKEIPSQATLVFNVLLADLHNPKDDITVENQVVPELCARKSVAGDYMRYHYNGTFLNGVTFDTSYQRNNTYNTYIGLGYVISGMDKGLQGVCIGERRRVTLPPHMAYGEQGAGKDIPGSAVLVFDIHVIDFHNPKDSVEVHVTHKPEVCNLTSDVDDLIHYHYNCSLLDGTRLFSSSDYDNLQDTVLGADKVIDGLDEGLRGMCVGERRTVIIPPHLGHGEKGATGVPGSAVLHFELELMDLQKGVPEGYLFVWVEDAPLELFQAMDINQNGEVPIEEFGEFIMLQVAEGKGRMKPGVDPEEIIADMFRNQDRNKDGVIVAEELKLKVEEDKERMHEEL, from the exons GGATTATGTTCGTTATCACTACAATGTGACATTCCAAGATGGAAAAACATTTGATTCGAG CTATGAGAGGGGAGCTGCGTCGGTAGGACAGACAGGCCAGGGCCGGCTCATCGCTGGCATCGACAAAGGGATCCTGGGCATGTGCGTCAACGAGAAGAGAAAAGTCACCGTGCCCCCACACCTTGCCTATGGCAGCCTTGGTGCAG GTGATGTGGTCCCGCCCGACAGCACTCTGGTGTTTGACCTGATGCTGTTGGACATGTGGAACAAGGCTGACCTGGTCGTGACCGAAACCGTCAGCAGTCCCCGGGACTGCAAACGCTCTGTGAAGCGCACAGACTTTGTGCGATACCATTTCAATGGTACACTTCTGGATGGGACCCCCTTCGACTCCAG CTACAACAAGGGGCAGACCCACGACAGCCTGGTGGGGGAGGGCTGGCTGATCAAAGGCATGGACGAGGGCATACTGGGCATGTGCGTGGGGGAGACCAGAAACATAATTATTCCACCCTTCCTGGCCTATGGAGAGAAAGGATCTG GTAAAGAGATCCCGTCCCAGGCCACCCTGGTGTTTAATGTCCTCCTGGCTGACCTACACAACCCCAAGGATGACATCACTGTGGAGAACCAGGTGGTGCCCGAGTTGTGCGCGCGCAAGTCTGTGGCTGGGGACTACATGCGCTACCACTACAATGGAACCTTCCTCAACGGGGTCACCTTTGACACCAG ctaCCAGCGGAACAACACGTACAACACCTACATTGGGTTGGGCTACGTGATCTCTGGCATGGACAAGGGCTTGCAGGGGGTGTGCAtcggggagagaaggagggtcaCCCTGCCCCCCCACATGGCCTATGGAGAGCAGGGAGCAG GTAAGGATATACCAGGCTCGGCAGTGCTGGTCTTCGACATCCATGTCATCGACTTCCACAACCCCAAGGACTCTGTGGAGGTTCATGTGACCCACAAGCCTGAGGTGTGTAACTTGACCAGCGATGTGGATGATCTaatccactaccactacaactgctctctgctggacggCACCCGGCTCTTCTCCTC GAGTGACTATGACAACCTGCAGGACACGGTGCTGGGGGCGGACAAAGTGATTGACGGTCTGGACGAGGGTCTGAGGGGCATGTGTGTGGGTGAGAGGAGGACTGTCATCATCCCCCCCCACCTGGGCCACGGAGAGAAAGGGG ccaCTGGTGTGCCAGGCAGTGCAGTGCTTCACTTTGAGCTGGAACTGATGGACCTGCAGAAGGGCGTGCCGGAGGGCTacctgtttgtgtgggtggaggaCGCCCCGCTGGAGCTCTTCCAGGCCATGGACATAAACCAGAACGGAGAGGTGCCCATAGAGGAG TTTGGAGAGTTCATCATGCTGCAGGTGGCGGAGGGCAAAGGTCGTATGAAGCCGGGGGTGGACCCTGAAGAGATCATTGCTGACATGTTCAGGAACCAGGACCGCAACAAGGATGGGGTCATCGTCGCCGAGGAGCTCAAATTGAAGGTGGAGGAGGACAAAGAGAGGATGCACGAGGAGTTGTGA